The genomic stretch CGGCATAGCGCATGCGCTTGCGCCGGGCCAGCGCATGCGACGACGGCACCACCACATTGAGCGGATCGCTGCCAAAGGCCCACGATTCCAGCCCGCCCGGCGTCTTGGCCGCGACGCCGATGCCGACGTCGGCGCGGTCATCCAGGCAGGCACGTAGTGTTTCCGCAGTCGAGCGCTCATACAGCGCGATCTCGACCAGCGGATGCGCCGCCTTGAACGCATGCAGGCGCTCCGGCAAGAAACCGATGATCGCCGACGGGCTGGCCGACACCCGCACCACGCCGGCGACCCGGTCACCCAGATCCTGCACCTCGCGCGCAAAGCTGGCGATGTCCTCGTTCAGCTTGCGGCCCAGTTCCAGCGCGCGGGCGCCGGCATCGGTCAGCACCACGCCGGCGGGCGAGCGCACGAACAGCACCACCCCCAGGCTGCGCTCCAGCTCCGCGATGCGCCGGCTCAGCGCCGATTGCGCGATATGCTCGGTTTCGGCCGCGCGCTTGATCGAGCCCTCGCGGGCCGCGGCCAGGAACAGCTGGATATTGACGGGATCGATTCGGTGCATGGGTCAGTGCGCCCGCGTGGGCAGGCCGGAATGTCGCCCGATACTAACCTTGCGGCGGGCGTCGCGCATGATCTACGGGTTTACCCGGATATGCCTGGCGCAGATAGCCGCGATGCCGCATCAGCGCTTCGTTCGCGCGCGCAGGGCCGGTAGAGTTGCGCCGAAATGCCTTCGGAGACCTGCATGAGCGCCATCGCGGCCACGGCCCGCATCCTGTTCCTTGCCGACTCGGCGTCGGCCATGACGGCACAGCTGCAGGGGCAGCCGATGACGCTGGCCACCGCCGGCGCGTTGCGCGACGACGTTTCGACGGACGAAATCACGCCGGTGCCGATCCTGACGCACTATGACGACGCGCTCGGCCGCTTTCCCTATACCGGCTACAAGGTCGAAGGCGTGTGCCCGGTCCATGCCGGCGCGATCCGCGACGGCGGCTTTGCCGTGACCGTTGCCGGCAACCGCTACGGCAAGGGTTCGTCGCGCGAGCATAGTCCGGCGGCGGAGAAGCTGGCCGGCATCCGCCTCGTCATCGCCCGCAGCTTTGAGCGCATCTATCGCCAGAATGCCGACAACATCGGCCTGTTCACCTCGACCGACTTCAGCCTGCTCGCCCGGCTGGAGCAAGGCGAGCCCATCGACGCGGACACGCTGGTGGCCGGACGCGACGCCCTCGCCGCCGCCATCCTGCGGCATGGCGGGCTGCTCAGGTTCGGCCAGGCGTACCTGAGCGACGTGGAACCCGCGCCGTCCGGACTCCCCACCGGCCCGCAGACCCTGTTCGAAAAAATCGTGCAGCGGCATCTGCTGGCCACGCCGGTGACGCCGGAGCGCGCGGTCGCGGGCGACGGCATTTTCGTGCGGGCCGACTGGCGCTTTATCCACGAGTACTACACCGGCATGTGCGCCCACATGCTGCACGCGGCGTTCGGCAAGCCGCTGCAGCTCAGGGATGCGGACCGCATCGTGGTGTTCGA from Cupriavidus nantongensis encodes the following:
- a CDS encoding LysR family transcriptional regulator, with amino-acid sequence MHRIDPVNIQLFLAAAREGSIKRAAETEHIAQSALSRRIAELERSLGVVLFVRSPAGVVLTDAGARALELGRKLNEDIASFAREVQDLGDRVAGVVRVSASPSAIIGFLPERLHAFKAAHPLVEIALYERSTAETLRACLDDRADVGIGVAAKTPGGLESWAFGSDPLNVVVPSSHALARRKRMRYAEVLEHPLVVVQPGGALDQDLREQAANLRLPFNQGVAVSSFEAACRMVEAGLGIAVLPASAGAAYAGTRRFVRVPLDEPWRQRQLRIYAPYKQPRLRAIAAMIEALQPKAGTDAMPG